One window of the Arthrobacter sp. D5-1 genome contains the following:
- a CDS encoding WXG100 family type VII secretion target — protein MAIWGADVDQLRQLGNKLKAGAENIEQQRSQLKGALDGTDWKGPDADKFRGEWDSQHASNLKKVADALREAGDRAQKNAEQQQQASN, from the coding sequence ATGGCTATTTGGGGTGCAGATGTTGATCAGCTTCGTCAGCTCGGTAACAAGCTGAAGGCAGGTGCCGAGAACATCGAGCAGCAGCGTTCACAGCTCAAGGGTGCACTTGACGGCACCGACTGGAAGGGCCCGGACGCTGACAAGTTCCGCGGCGAGTGGGACAGCCAGCACGCTTCGAACCTGAAGAAGGTTGCCGACGCACTTCGCGAAGCCGGCGATCGCGCTCAGAAGAACGCTGAGCAGCAGCAGCAGGCCTCCAACTAA